The Streptomyces europaeiscabiei genome window below encodes:
- a CDS encoding MFS transporter — translation MPLAILALAIGAFGIGTTEFVIMGVLPEVAGDFGVSIPTAGFLVTGYALGVVFGAPIMTALGTRVSRRRMLMLLMGLFIAGNLLSALAPAYSVMLLGRVVASLAHGAFFGIGSVVAAGLVAPDRKAGALAMMFSGLTVANVVGVPLGTLIGQSVGWRVTFAGVAVLGVVGLLGIARLVPETARPKDVRLRHELAAFKNVQVLLAMAMTVLGFGGVFAAITYIAPMMTHVAGFADSSVTWLLVLFGLGMVGGNLVGGKYADRALMPMLYVSLGALAVVLALFSITAHDKIAAAVTIVLVGALGFAAVPPLQKRVLDHAHGAPTMASAVNIGAFNLGNALSAWLGGLVIDAGLGYTAPSWVGAVLAVSALVLALIAAMLERRGSSTGTVVAGAGVSAQRTAVHH, via the coding sequence ATGCCTCTTGCGATTCTGGCTCTGGCGATCGGGGCCTTCGGCATCGGCACGACAGAGTTCGTGATCATGGGGGTGCTGCCCGAGGTCGCGGGCGACTTCGGTGTCTCCATCCCCACCGCGGGATTCCTCGTGACCGGCTACGCACTGGGCGTTGTCTTCGGAGCGCCGATCATGACCGCTCTGGGCACGAGGGTGTCCCGCAGGCGGATGCTCATGCTGCTGATGGGGCTGTTCATCGCGGGCAATCTGCTCTCCGCGCTCGCTCCCGCCTACTCCGTCATGCTGCTCGGTCGTGTGGTCGCCTCACTCGCGCACGGTGCCTTCTTCGGCATCGGCTCGGTGGTCGCGGCCGGACTCGTCGCCCCCGATCGGAAGGCCGGTGCCCTCGCGATGATGTTCAGCGGTCTGACCGTCGCGAACGTCGTCGGAGTGCCGCTGGGCACCCTGATCGGGCAGTCCGTCGGCTGGCGGGTCACTTTCGCCGGGGTCGCAGTGCTGGGTGTCGTCGGGCTGCTGGGCATCGCCCGGCTGGTCCCCGAGACAGCCAGGCCGAAGGACGTGCGCCTCCGCCACGAGCTGGCCGCCTTCAAGAACGTCCAAGTCCTCCTGGCCATGGCGATGACGGTGCTGGGCTTCGGTGGTGTCTTCGCGGCCATCACCTACATCGCCCCGATGATGACGCACGTCGCCGGCTTCGCCGATTCCTCCGTCACCTGGCTCCTCGTCCTCTTCGGCCTCGGCATGGTCGGCGGCAACCTCGTGGGCGGTAAGTACGCCGACCGTGCGCTGATGCCCATGCTGTATGTCTCACTGGGCGCCCTGGCCGTGGTCCTCGCACTGTTCTCGATCACCGCCCACGACAAGATCGCTGCAGCCGTGACCATCGTGCTGGTCGGCGCCCTGGGCTTCGCGGCCGTGCCGCCGCTGCAGAAGCGGGTCCTCGACCATGCGCACGGCGCACCCACGATGGCCTCGGCCGTGAACATCGGTGCCTTCAACCTCGGCAACGCGCTCTCCGCCTGGCTCGGCGGCCTCGTCATCGACGCGGGCCTCGGCTACACGGCACCCAGCTGGGTCGGAGCCGTCCTCGCCGTGAGTGCTCTCGTGCTGGCGCTCATCGCGGCGATGCTGGAGCGCAGGGGGAGCTCCACCGGTACCGTCGTCGCGGGCGCCGGTGTGAGCGCACAGCGGACAGCCGTCCACCACTGA
- a CDS encoding IclR family transcriptional regulator encodes MQRAMRLLEAVAEREHGAPAKQLARDAGLALPTAYHLLRTLVHEGYLRREKGLFFLGEAAERLSSSGAQQKRRSTVGEALAHWRDALGVPVYFAIYRDGEIEVKCVADGPNTPAVEEWADFRETGHAHAIGQCLLSQLGDEARRDHLDRYPVQSLTPYTVRDDETLLRRLDRIGRMEPVVERQEYALGTVCAAIPITAGTTAGTLAISLPSHQADRLLPVAHQLQTEIGKLLGTLAISISI; translated from the coding sequence GTGCAGCGGGCGATGCGGCTGCTGGAGGCCGTCGCCGAGCGAGAACACGGGGCGCCCGCCAAACAGTTGGCGCGGGATGCCGGGCTCGCGCTGCCCACGGCGTACCACCTGCTCCGCACACTGGTCCACGAGGGCTATCTGCGCCGGGAGAAGGGGTTGTTCTTTCTAGGTGAGGCGGCCGAGCGGCTGAGCAGCAGCGGAGCGCAGCAGAAACGTCGCAGCACGGTGGGCGAGGCCCTGGCGCACTGGCGGGACGCGCTGGGTGTGCCCGTGTACTTCGCGATCTACCGGGACGGCGAGATCGAGGTCAAGTGCGTCGCCGACGGCCCGAACACTCCGGCGGTCGAGGAGTGGGCCGACTTCCGTGAGACCGGTCACGCACACGCCATCGGGCAGTGCCTGCTGTCCCAACTGGGCGACGAGGCGCGCCGCGACCACCTGGACCGCTATCCGGTGCAGTCGCTGACCCCGTACACGGTCCGTGACGACGAGACGCTGCTACGGCGCCTGGACCGGATCGGGCGCATGGAACCGGTCGTCGAGCGGCAGGAGTACGCCCTCGGGACGGTCTGCGCCGCGATTCCCATCACCGCGGGGACGACCGCCGGGACCCTCGCCATCTCGCTGCCCTCGCACCAGGCGGACCGACTGCTGCCGGTGGCCCATCAGTTGCAGACCGAGATCGGAAAGCTACTAGGGACACTCGCCATCTCTATCAGCATCTGA
- a CDS encoding GNAT family N-acetyltransferase, whose protein sequence is MSTPSPAALPIRRLTPRDRTACADLSEDRGWPREEHKWGLLLAAGTGYGIDDPAGGLVTACVVTEYGPAGRPDLGAVGMVLVAERHARQGIGRRLMRHVVSEIGTTPLTLHSTPYGRPLYEELGFKVTGRAEMVRGHFTPGGPDPAVFTRPATAEDLTTIIRLDEEVFGTDRTHILTRLPAFADQLRVAEENGRMIGYAAAWPNMDDHVVGPLIARDTRTAKALVASLAAHTDRPLRTDIDVRHEELLTWAKERGLASIAFNSVMTYGLPELPGDWTRRYAPLTVAAG, encoded by the coding sequence GTGTCGACACCTTCCCCCGCCGCTCTGCCCATCCGCCGTCTGACGCCTCGCGATCGCACCGCCTGCGCCGACCTGTCCGAGGACCGGGGCTGGCCCCGTGAGGAGCACAAGTGGGGGCTGCTTCTCGCAGCCGGCACCGGGTACGGCATCGATGACCCTGCGGGTGGCCTTGTCACCGCCTGCGTGGTGACCGAGTACGGCCCGGCGGGCCGCCCTGATCTGGGTGCTGTCGGCATGGTTCTGGTCGCCGAGCGGCATGCCCGCCAGGGCATCGGCCGCCGCCTGATGCGCCATGTCGTCTCGGAGATAGGCACGACTCCGCTGACCCTGCACTCCACCCCGTACGGACGTCCGCTCTATGAGGAGCTGGGCTTCAAGGTCACCGGACGGGCCGAGATGGTGCGCGGGCACTTCACACCGGGAGGGCCTGATCCTGCGGTCTTCACGCGCCCGGCCACGGCCGAGGATCTCACCACGATCATCCGACTCGACGAAGAGGTCTTCGGCACGGACCGCACCCACATCCTCACCCGGCTCCCCGCCTTCGCCGATCAGCTGCGCGTGGCCGAGGAGAACGGCCGGATGATCGGTTACGCGGCCGCCTGGCCCAACATGGACGACCATGTCGTCGGCCCTCTGATCGCCCGTGACACACGGACGGCGAAGGCACTCGTCGCTTCCCTGGCCGCCCACACCGACCGCCCGTTGCGCACCGACATCGACGTGCGCCACGAGGAACTGCTGACGTGGGCGAAGGAGCGCGGCCTGGCGTCGATCGCCTTCAACTCGGTGATGACGTACGGGCTCCCCGAGCTACCGGGCGACTGGACCCGGCGGTACGCCCCGCTGACCGTGGCAGCGGGCTGA
- a CDS encoding globin domain-containing protein, with protein MDAPTTTSAGNGTSGDSDGGGWFTARTSPPSPGGDQEPEGNRLAALRPVGRSQKTPNGSQQNRESAARERIQTSADLPAAAPARPQPVPDAAEHGSEHSVLDARAPAQRGDHAATASPDAVLIQRTMAEVGPVADKVTSYFYALLFVQHPELRSMFPPAMDAQRDRLLKALLTAAEHIDNTPVLVDYLQNLGRGHRKYGTQADHYPAVGECLIGALSRYATASWSDETEAAWVRAYTTISQVMIDAAAADELRSPPWWLAEVVSHDARTADIAVLTVRPNQPYPFLAGQYTSLETPWWPRIWRHYSFASAPRSDGLLSFHVKAISAGWVSNALVHRARPGDVLRLGPPAGAMTVDHTTDSGLLCLGGGTGIAPIRAIVEDVAEHGRHRPVEVFYGARTGQDLYDLDTLLRLQQSNSWLEVRPVVDRHGLLQLPDAIRDHGPWNGYDAYISGPPGMIRSGVDALKDAGIPSDRIRHDSVEELVAAGD; from the coding sequence ATGGACGCTCCGACCACCACGTCGGCCGGCAACGGCACTTCGGGGGACAGTGACGGAGGCGGCTGGTTCACAGCGCGCACGTCTCCGCCGTCCCCCGGCGGAGACCAGGAGCCCGAGGGCAACCGCCTCGCTGCCCTGCGGCCCGTGGGTCGTTCCCAGAAGACACCGAACGGCTCGCAGCAGAACCGGGAAAGCGCCGCGCGGGAGCGAATACAGACCTCCGCGGACCTTCCTGCCGCCGCCCCGGCTCGCCCCCAGCCTGTCCCGGACGCGGCGGAGCACGGTTCCGAACACTCCGTCCTCGACGCCCGTGCACCCGCCCAGCGCGGCGACCACGCAGCCACCGCCTCCCCTGACGCCGTTCTCATCCAGCGGACCATGGCTGAGGTGGGGCCCGTCGCCGACAAGGTCACCTCGTACTTCTACGCGCTCCTTTTCGTCCAGCACCCGGAGCTGCGCTCGATGTTCCCTCCGGCGATGGACGCACAGCGCGACCGCCTGCTCAAGGCGCTGCTGACCGCTGCCGAGCACATCGACAACACCCCGGTCCTCGTCGACTATCTGCAGAACCTCGGTCGCGGCCACCGCAAGTACGGCACACAGGCCGATCACTACCCGGCCGTCGGCGAGTGCCTCATCGGCGCGTTGAGCCGGTACGCCACGGCGAGCTGGAGCGACGAGACCGAGGCGGCCTGGGTCCGGGCGTACACGACGATCTCCCAGGTGATGATCGACGCGGCGGCGGCGGACGAACTGCGATCCCCGCCCTGGTGGCTCGCGGAGGTCGTCTCGCACGATGCGCGAACCGCGGACATAGCGGTCCTCACCGTCCGTCCCAACCAGCCCTACCCCTTCCTTGCCGGGCAGTACACGAGCCTGGAGACCCCCTGGTGGCCGCGGATCTGGCGGCACTACTCATTCGCCTCGGCGCCACGCTCGGACGGACTGCTGTCGTTCCATGTGAAGGCGATCTCCGCGGGCTGGGTCTCCAACGCGCTCGTGCACCGTGCCCGGCCCGGCGACGTTCTGCGCCTGGGGCCGCCGGCCGGCGCGATGACCGTCGACCACACCACCGACAGCGGACTGCTCTGTCTGGGCGGCGGCACCGGTATCGCGCCCATCAGGGCCATCGTCGAGGACGTCGCCGAGCACGGGCGGCACCGCCCCGTCGAGGTCTTCTACGGAGCACGCACCGGCCAGGACCTGTACGACCTCGACACACTGCTACGGCTGCAACAGAGCAACTCGTGGCTCGAGGTGCGCCCGGTCGTGGACCGGCACGGGCTGCTTCAACTGCCCGACGCGATACGGGACCACGGACCCTGGAACGGGTACGACGCGTACATCTCCGGCCCGCCCGGCATGATCCGCAGCGGTGTGGACGCGTTGAAGGACGCAGGCATCCCCTCCGACCGCATACGACACGACTCGGTGGAGGAACTGGTGGCCGCCGGGGACTGA
- a CDS encoding LysR family transcriptional regulator, whose amino-acid sequence MDLALLRTFVTVHRAGSFTRAAALLGLSQPAVTSQIRTLERQLGRPLFLRQARGVTPTTIGDELAHKAAPHLDALVEITETGLDDDSSLRTLHLAGPPEFTAERALPALTELTGDDGQGFALRVSFGNSDETLDGLAAGHHDLAITTAQPRGALLTAAPLCDEEHVLVAAPRWADEIGPGKLRRKGAHALEALPVVEVHESMPFITRYWASVFDARPAASGTVVVPDLRAVLACAISGAGLAVLPRYLCDCALDRGDVVALFDPAVPPLRTYFLVVRTGTLAMPHIARAHEWLLGAAARWS is encoded by the coding sequence ATGGATCTGGCCTTACTGCGCACGTTCGTGACCGTGCACCGGGCCGGTTCCTTCACCCGCGCCGCCGCCCTGCTCGGCCTCTCGCAGCCGGCGGTCACCTCACAGATACGCACCCTGGAGCGCCAGTTGGGCCGCCCGCTGTTCCTGCGCCAGGCCCGAGGCGTGACCCCGACGACCATCGGCGACGAGCTCGCCCACAAAGCGGCACCGCATCTCGACGCGCTGGTGGAGATCACAGAGACCGGCCTCGACGACGACTCCTCCTTGCGGACCCTCCATCTCGCCGGTCCACCGGAGTTCACCGCCGAGCGGGCCCTGCCCGCCCTCACCGAACTGACCGGGGACGACGGCCAGGGCTTCGCTCTGCGGGTCTCGTTCGGCAACTCCGACGAGACTCTGGACGGTCTCGCCGCAGGGCACCACGACCTCGCCATCACCACCGCGCAGCCCCGCGGCGCCCTGCTCACCGCGGCTCCCCTCTGCGACGAGGAACACGTCCTGGTCGCCGCCCCGCGCTGGGCGGACGAGATCGGTCCCGGGAAGCTGCGCCGGAAGGGGGCGCATGCGTTGGAGGCCCTTCCCGTCGTCGAGGTACACGAGTCAATGCCCTTCATCACCCGCTACTGGGCCTCGGTCTTCGACGCCCGGCCCGCCGCCTCCGGCACCGTTGTCGTCCCGGACCTCCGCGCGGTCCTCGCCTGCGCCATCTCGGGCGCCGGACTGGCCGTGCTGCCCCGCTATCTGTGCGACTGCGCCCTGGACCGCGGTGACGTCGTCGCGCTGTTCGACCCTGCGGTGCCCCCGCTGCGGACGTACTTTCTGGTGGTCCGTACCGGCACCCTGGCCATGCCGCACATCGCGCGGGCGCACGAGTGGCTGCTGGGGGCCGCGGCCAGGTGGTCCTGA
- a CDS encoding low molecular weight protein-tyrosine-phosphatase, which yields MTYRVCFVCTGNICRSPMAESVFRARVEEAGLAGLVEVDSAGTGGWHEGDAADARTVSVLEANGYTGVHAARQFQVSWFSRLDLVIALDEGHLKALRRLAPTGADADKIRLLRSYDPAAGDDLDVPDPYYGGMDGFEECLELVEAASPGLLAAVREKVEGPAS from the coding sequence ATGACCTACCGAGTCTGTTTCGTCTGCACCGGCAACATCTGCCGCTCCCCGATGGCCGAGTCCGTCTTCCGTGCACGCGTTGAGGAGGCCGGGCTCGCCGGCCTGGTCGAGGTCGACAGCGCGGGCACCGGAGGCTGGCACGAGGGTGACGCCGCCGATGCACGTACCGTCTCCGTCCTGGAGGCGAACGGCTACACCGGTGTCCATGCGGCACGGCAGTTCCAGGTCTCCTGGTTCTCCCGCCTCGACCTCGTCATCGCCCTCGACGAAGGCCACCTCAAGGCTCTGCGCCGCCTCGCACCGACCGGGGCGGACGCGGACAAGATCCGACTCCTGCGCTCCTACGACCCCGCCGCGGGCGACGACCTCGACGTTCCGGACCCCTACTACGGAGGCATGGACGGGTTCGAGGAGTGCCTGGAACTCGTGGAGGCGGCGAGCCCCGGTCTGCTGGCCGCCGTACGCGAGAAGGTGGAGGGACCGGCCTCATGA
- a CDS encoding NUDIX domain-containing protein, with protein MTVRPVVKRTARAVLLDGDDLILIKRTKPGMDPYWLTPGGGVEPEDTTVVDALHREVHEELGAKITDVVPCFVDTVEHIGEDGGATGVKVQHFFVCRLESMDPSKRHGPEVEEPLGEYEIVRIPFTRVGIASVHLVPLSLRHYLDGNIEGVRAMHAPDLG; from the coding sequence ATGACCGTACGACCCGTGGTCAAGCGCACCGCCCGTGCCGTTCTGCTCGACGGCGACGACCTGATCCTCATCAAGCGGACCAAGCCGGGCATGGATCCCTACTGGCTCACGCCGGGCGGCGGTGTCGAGCCCGAGGACACGACTGTCGTCGACGCGCTCCATCGCGAAGTGCACGAGGAACTCGGCGCCAAGATCACCGACGTGGTGCCCTGTTTCGTGGACACCGTCGAGCACATCGGGGAGGACGGTGGCGCCACCGGCGTGAAGGTCCAGCACTTCTTCGTCTGCCGCCTTGAGTCCATGGACCCCTCCAAACGGCACGGCCCCGAGGTGGAAGAGCCTCTGGGCGAGTACGAGATCGTGCGCATCCCGTTCACCCGGGTCGGCATCGCCTCCGTGCACCTCGTCCCGCTGTCCCTGCGGCACTACCTGGACGGGAACATCGAGGGGGTACGGGCGATGCACGCGCCCGACCTGGGCTGA
- a CDS encoding DUF5326 family protein has translation MREIFAGMPWWVKWIAVPVIALLVFGGLIVSVVQIVVGLLFKVLVFVALVGGLVYVVRKFTAGSSSRGDW, from the coding sequence ATGCGGGAGATCTTCGCGGGGATGCCGTGGTGGGTGAAGTGGATCGCGGTGCCGGTCATCGCCCTGCTGGTGTTCGGGGGGCTGATAGTCAGCGTCGTCCAGATCGTGGTGGGCCTGCTCTTCAAGGTGCTGGTCTTCGTGGCGCTGGTCGGCGGACTGGTCTACGTCGTAAGGAAGTTCACGGCGGGTTCCTCCTCGCGCGGCGACTGGTGA
- a CDS encoding phage holin family protein — MMNFLVKTIANAGALAVAVWLIDKITLTGDSTGKEVGTLLLVALVFGLVNAVVKPLVQLLTLPLFILTLGLFTLIVNALMLLLTSWLADVLDLSFHVEGFWAAVLGGLIISIVSWALSLVLPDGD; from the coding sequence ATGATGAATTTCCTAGTCAAGACGATCGCCAACGCGGGCGCCCTGGCGGTCGCCGTCTGGCTGATCGACAAGATCACGCTGACCGGTGACAGCACGGGCAAGGAGGTCGGCACGCTGCTGCTGGTCGCGCTCGTGTTCGGCCTGGTGAACGCCGTGGTCAAGCCGCTCGTCCAGCTGCTGACCCTCCCGCTGTTCATACTCACGCTAGGCCTGTTCACACTGATCGTGAACGCCCTGATGCTGCTGCTCACCTCGTGGCTGGCCGACGTGCTCGACCTGAGCTTCCACGTGGAGGGCTTCTGGGCCGCCGTCCTCGGCGGCCTGATCATCTCGATCGTCTCCTGGGCGCTCTCCCTCGTCCTGCCCGACGGGGACTGA
- a CDS encoding MarR family winged helix-turn-helix transcriptional regulator produces the protein MTATDPALTALAQGWCALSLLHGRIEAHIERALQSGHGLSVREYSLLDVLSRQHDGEGGHLQMKQVADAVVLSQSATTRLVTRLEDRALLARYLCPTDRRGIYTDVSESGLQLLAAARPTNDVALREALDEAAKNPELVPLVRVVESLNAPA, from the coding sequence ATGACAGCGACGGATCCCGCGCTCACCGCCCTCGCCCAGGGCTGGTGCGCTCTCTCCTTGCTGCACGGGCGCATCGAGGCTCACATCGAGCGCGCACTGCAGTCGGGGCATGGCCTGAGCGTGCGCGAGTACTCCCTGCTCGACGTGCTGAGCCGCCAGCACGACGGCGAGGGCGGGCACCTTCAGATGAAGCAGGTCGCGGACGCGGTCGTCCTCAGCCAGAGCGCCACCACCCGACTGGTCACCCGCCTCGAGGACCGCGCTCTGCTCGCGCGCTACCTGTGTCCGACCGACCGCCGGGGCATCTACACCGACGTCTCCGAGTCTGGCCTTCAACTCCTCGCGGCGGCACGCCCCACCAATGACGTTGCCCTGCGCGAGGCCTTGGACGAGGCGGCCAAGAATCCCGAACTGGTCCCCCTGGTCCGCGTCGTGGAGTCGCTGAACGCGCCCGCATAG
- a CDS encoding SsgA family sporulation/cell division regulator, giving the protein MRESVQAEVMMSFLVSEELSFRIPVELRYETCDPYAVRLTFHLPGDAPVTWAFGRELLIDGVGRPCGDGDVHISPADPETFGEVLIRLQVGTDQAMFRVGTAPLVAFLDRTDKLVPLGQERSLADFDTLLDEALDRILAEEQSAG; this is encoded by the coding sequence ATGCGCGAGTCGGTACAGGCAGAGGTCATGATGAGCTTTCTCGTCTCGGAGGAGCTCTCCTTCCGCATCCCGGTGGAGCTGCGTTACGAGACCTGTGATCCCTATGCCGTGCGGCTGACCTTCCACCTGCCCGGCGATGCTCCGGTGACGTGGGCCTTCGGGCGGGAGCTGCTCATCGACGGTGTGGGGCGCCCGTGCGGCGACGGGGACGTCCACATTTCGCCCGCCGATCCGGAGACGTTCGGCGAGGTCCTGATCCGGCTCCAGGTGGGCACCGACCAGGCGATGTTCCGGGTTGGCACGGCGCCGCTGGTGGCCTTCCTGGACCGTACGGACAAGCTCGTGCCGCTCGGGCAGGAGCGTTCCCTCGCCGACTTCGACACTCTGCTCGACGAGGCTTTGGACCGCATCCTGGCGGAGGAGCAGAGCGCGGGGTGA
- a CDS encoding cupin domain-containing protein: protein MKAFRLDELEAERAANDGAYLQFLRERNMSVGLYALDAGELDPQKPHSQDEVYLVVSGRAALTVGLETTQVARGSVVYVPAGVAHKFHHITEDLRVVVVFSPPEG, encoded by the coding sequence ATGAAGGCATTCCGGTTGGACGAGCTGGAGGCGGAGCGCGCCGCCAATGACGGTGCCTATCTGCAGTTCCTGCGTGAGCGGAACATGTCGGTCGGTCTGTACGCGCTCGATGCCGGCGAACTAGACCCGCAGAAGCCGCACAGCCAGGACGAGGTGTACCTGGTGGTGAGTGGCCGGGCCGCGCTCACGGTCGGCTTGGAGACCACCCAGGTCGCGCGCGGAAGTGTCGTGTACGTGCCCGCCGGGGTCGCCCACAAGTTCCACCACATCACCGAGGACTTGAGGGTCGTTGTGGTGTTCTCTCCGCCGGAGGGCTGA
- a CDS encoding GNAT family N-acetyltransferase — translation MGELEIRPATEDDVPEIVAMLADDPLGARRESPEDLTPYLAALERLSSDPNQHVVVAVRENRVVGTLQLTVVPGLSRRGSTRSIIEGVRVHADERGSGLGTLLIEWAVDSSREQGCRLVQLTSDVTRTDAHRFYERLGFEATHVGFKLPL, via the coding sequence ATGGGAGAGCTCGAAATTCGCCCGGCGACCGAGGACGACGTCCCGGAGATCGTCGCGATGCTGGCCGACGACCCCTTGGGCGCCCGGCGCGAATCCCCGGAGGACCTCACCCCCTACCTGGCAGCGCTGGAGCGCCTCAGCAGCGACCCCAACCAGCACGTGGTGGTCGCCGTCCGCGAGAACCGTGTCGTCGGCACGCTCCAGCTGACGGTCGTCCCCGGCCTCTCCCGGCGCGGCTCCACTCGCTCGATCATCGAAGGAGTGCGGGTCCATGCCGATGAGCGCGGCAGCGGACTCGGTACGCTGCTCATCGAGTGGGCGGTCGACTCATCACGGGAGCAGGGCTGCCGGTTGGTGCAGCTGACGTCCGACGTCACACGCACCGACGCCCACCGTTTCTACGAGCGGCTCGGCTTCGAGGCCACCCACGTGGGTTTCAAACTGCCGCTCTGA
- a CDS encoding cystathionine gamma-lyase, which yields MSTENPAAGLGDGTRTVRAGLPEPVKHEPTLPGPVFAAHYHLPGEPTGPYAYGRDQNPTWTLLERAIGELEAPGQDDVDTVTFASGMAAISAVLFSQLRTGDVLVLPSDGYNVLPLAGEQLRSYGIEVRSAPTGGDAQFDALDGASLLWLETPSNPGLDVCDVRRLSEAARARGCLVAVDNTLATPLGQRPLDLGADFAVASGTKQLTGHGDVLLGYVVGRDASLMAAVRRWRKIVGAIPGPMEAWLAHRSLATLQLRADRQNANALAVAEALKGRPEVTGVRYPGLPDDPSHKIASQQMRRYGCVVSFALSTRARADRFLDALRLVDDATSFGGVRSTAERRGRWGGDAVPEGFIRFSAGAEDADDLVADVLRALAVATD from the coding sequence ATGAGCACGGAGAACCCCGCCGCCGGCCTCGGAGACGGCACCCGCACGGTACGGGCCGGGCTGCCCGAGCCCGTCAAGCACGAACCGACCCTCCCCGGGCCGGTCTTCGCCGCCCACTACCACCTGCCGGGCGAGCCCACCGGCCCGTACGCCTACGGTCGCGACCAGAATCCCACCTGGACCCTGCTGGAACGCGCCATCGGCGAACTGGAGGCGCCCGGACAGGACGACGTCGACACGGTCACCTTCGCCTCCGGCATGGCCGCCATCTCCGCCGTCCTGTTCTCCCAACTGCGCACCGGTGACGTACTCGTCCTGCCGAGCGACGGCTACAACGTGCTGCCGCTGGCCGGTGAGCAGCTGCGGTCGTACGGCATCGAGGTGCGCAGTGCTCCGACGGGCGGCGACGCCCAGTTCGACGCTCTCGACGGCGCCAGTCTGCTGTGGCTCGAGACGCCGTCGAACCCGGGGCTCGACGTGTGCGACGTGCGGCGGCTCAGCGAGGCCGCACGCGCGCGTGGCTGTCTCGTGGCGGTCGACAACACCCTGGCGACCCCGCTCGGGCAGCGGCCGCTGGATCTGGGCGCCGACTTCGCCGTGGCCAGCGGCACCAAGCAGCTGACCGGGCACGGGGACGTCCTCCTCGGGTACGTCGTCGGGCGCGACGCCTCGCTGATGGCCGCCGTACGGCGCTGGCGGAAGATCGTCGGCGCGATTCCGGGCCCGATGGAGGCCTGGCTCGCTCATCGCTCGCTCGCCACACTCCAGCTGCGCGCCGACCGGCAGAACGCCAACGCCCTGGCTGTGGCCGAGGCGCTCAAGGGGCGGCCCGAGGTGACCGGGGTGCGCTACCCGGGGCTGCCCGACGACCCCTCGCACAAGATCGCCTCCCAACAGATGCGGCGCTACGGGTGCGTGGTGTCGTTCGCGTTGTCCACCCGCGCGCGTGCCGACCGTTTCCTCGACGCGCTCCGCCTCGTGGACGACGCGACGAGCTTCGGCGGGGTGCGTTCCACGGCCGAGAGACGCGGCCGTTGGGGAGGCGACGCGGTTCCGGAAGGCTTCATCCGCTTCTCGGCCGGCGCGGAGGACGCGGACGATCTCGTGGCGGATGTGCTGCGCGCGCTGGCAGTTGCTACCGATTAG